A part of Andrena cerasifolii isolate SP2316 chromosome 10, iyAndCera1_principal, whole genome shotgun sequence genomic DNA contains:
- the Brd8 gene encoding bromodomain containing 8 isoform X2 yields MASVQDRLSLKRSYDNWSTREQLCLASSVLKSGDQNWMSVSKTMKAFVEKENPRPPDWFSQKSCAIQYAHLLENADTPKRKKRESGETTGESIVGRLTRERIAELGQILAQQRDEYRRLKAEMNIVMAGSVTEAKLREMWMTIEQELDGDRELEQKSKTHTAWLVKRQQKQELNSLPQGVSNINQRKPTEIIMETLEAAEAMDEDEKKNRGGRSPLLTSLLKSPSPTQIQASTTTVQASSPTITSLLGSSPKVPNSQLTQNVSSQLHRIVDPAISNTPPSVEPRPSVGAPTLSMLLEMPANTQRGPLPNLQAATTIVSQQNLPTATHTTHQPQPVQPVTIQNDTPASTQSLLLCAASIPVNKSMVQIIDNIDDVIRKDIMSDVMDKDEINEIIGDLEEIIKEEITGSPPALDTAATAINALTLPHIHQVPMVTERPEPRDVDEVASLSNSPESEMAIEEIDSSTSNIAEIIGTVAIEPQEPKIIVAEIPESITNMSEEVKSEESTCDDRVLLYDQLVPQLDARNGENGKDAPLEQKPVVDEFDTMDSSLKAKVEGSDSKMPTKPLVYDDDDEDDDEDDDDNDKDGGAGGDEDNNDEDDDDDNDDDDDDDDVDDDEDGGGGSGVGIGGGGGGDDDDNDNDNDDDDDDHDDDDEDDNNHHRDCGRDRDRDRDHDCDRDPTEEMGEEGEGGEEEEEEDVEEQHEADGAEEEEIEAIVPEAKDDSPSNQSQQECLVQLENKDNQVLDQLEMHLAKITGEQQHLPMAEVVSVSFKVTDTNLPSTEDTEKSQDISLILEDDESMHSLDTKKQITEENMNENTIESTESQQGSFKEEPVIVIKEKAIIEVSRDSMEKSQEEQTEDTLEIYTDDKPKQEDAEDSSKDIVASCILQDIEIKEEEMDDTTIVQNPAESASLEEEAKTCREKCMDSIKTETDVSIIKKREAALEEVNKVEEEPKSRLEGNLAPQVKKDEIQLEKEDEEDKKDVANEQHTRKETESVINASEDTVELDEEESSLSKLSGGRAMKTYSKKQNASIDSEPENEGTGEGADYRAWKKAVMLVYNRLATHKYASVFLRPITEDQAPGYHSVIFRPMDLLTIKKNIDNGTIRSTMHFQRDVMLMFQNAIMYNKHDTFIYKMAVSMQEECLQHMQILVQVTGEGTLGRETRTAASSSHRETSDGGVKRKRSHITPSPHDTDGPRSRKRRKSEND; encoded by the exons ATGGCATCGGTACAAGACA GATTATCGTTGAAACGATCCTACGATAATTGGAGTACGCGCGAACAACTATGCTTGGCGTCCAGCGTCTTGAAGTCGGGTGATCAAAATTGGATGAGCGTATCTAAAACTATGAAAGCATTTGTCGAGAAAGAAAATCCAAGACCACCCGATTGGTTCTCTCAAAAGTCTTGTGCCATTCAGTATGCACATTTATTAGAGAATGCTGACACcccgaaaagaaagaaaagagagagCGGAGAAACCACAGGTGAATCCATAGTTGGAAGACTAACTCGAGAAAGAATAGCCGAATTGGGACAAATTCTGGCCCAGCAGAGGGATGAGTATCGTCGACTCAAAGCTGAAATGAATATAGTAATGGCTGGATCGGTCACGGAGGCCAAGTTGAGAGAGATGTGGATGACGATTGAACAGGAGCTGGATGGGGATCGGGAGCTGGAACAAAAATCTAAAACGCATACAGCGTGGCTAGTGAAACGTCAACAGAAACAAGAATTAAATTCTCTACCACAAGGGGTATCTAATATAAATCAACGCAAACCTACAGAGATTATAATGGAAACTCTGGAAGCGGCAGAGGCGATGGATGAAGATGAAAAGAAGAATAGAGGTGGAAGATCGCCTTTATTAACAAGTCTACTAAAGTCGCCAAGTCCGACGCAAATCCAAGCATCGACTACTACGGTACAAGCGAGCTCTCCTACAATTACGAGTTTACTTGGTTCTAGTCCTAAAGTGCCAAACTCTCAGTTGACGCAAAATGTATCATCTCAATTGCATCGAATAGTTGATCCCGCGATTTCCAATACACCACCGTCGGTGGAGCCAAGACCATCGGTCGGTGCGCCAACTCTATCCATGTTATTAGAAATGCCCGCTAACACGCAAAGAGGCCCCCTACCAAATTTACAAGCAGCTACGACCATTGTATCTCAACAAAATCTGCCGACCGCTACTCATACTACTCATCAGCCACAACCCGTTCAACCAGTAACAATTCAGAACGATACACCTGCGTCTACCCAATCACTTCTGCTCTGTGCAGCAAGTATTCCAGTAAATAAAAGTATGGTGCAAATAATCGATAATATAGATGATGTAATACGTAAAGATATAATGTCAGACGTGATGGACAAAGATGAAATTAACGAGATTATTGGGGATTTAGAAGAAATAATAAAGGAAGAGATAACTGGGAGTCCACCGGCTTTAGACACGGCTGCCACAGCGATCAACGCTCTTACTCTACCTCACATTCATCAAGTACCAATGGTCACAGAACGACCAGAGCCTAGGGATGTAGACGAAGTTGCATCACTCTCTAATTCACCGGAAAGCGAAATGGCTATTGAAGAAATTGACTCCAGCACGTCGAATATCGCTGAAATTATAGGAACAGTTGCAATCGAGCCACAGGAGCCAAAAATTATTGTCGCTGAAATACCCGAAAGTATAACAAATATGTCTGAAGAAGTCAAGTCTGAAGAGAGCACGTGCGACGATAGGGTACTGTTGTACGATCAACTCGTTCCTCAATTAGACGCTCGAAATGGGGAGAATGGTAAAGATGCGCCACTAGAACAGAAACCAGTTGTCGACGAATTCGATACCATGGACTCTAGTTTGAAGGCAAAAGTCGAAGGAAGCGATTCAAAAATGCCAACAAAACCACTTGTGTATGATgatgacgatgaggacgacgacgaggacgacgacgacaacgacaaaGACGGCGGTGCCGGTGGCGACGAAGACAACAACGATgaagacgacgatgacgacaacgacgacgatgacgatgacgatgacgtcgacgacgatgaggacggtGGTGGCGGCAGCGGTGTCGGcatcggcggcggcggcggtggcgatgatgatgataatgataatgataatgatgacgacgacgacgaccacgacgatgatgatgaagaCGACAACAATCACCATCGTGATTGTGGTCGTGATCGTGATCGGGATCGTGATCATGATTGTGATCGTGATC CGACTGAGGAAATGGGcgaagaaggagagggaggagaagaagaagaagaagaggacgtGGAGGAACAACACGAAGCGGAcggagcagaagaagaagaaatagaagCGATTGTACCAGAGGCCAAGGACGACTCTCCAAGTAATCAATCGCAACAAGAATGTTTGGTGCAATTAGAAAATAAAGACAATCAGGTACTGGATCAATTGGAAATGCACCTTGCTAAAATTACGGGTGAACAGCAACATTTGCCTATGGCAGAAGTGGTTAGCGTTTCTTTTAAAGTGACCGATACCAATCTTCCTAGCACAGAGGACACTGAAAAGTCACAGGATATTAGTTTAATCTTGGAGGACGATGAAAGTATGCATAGTTTGGATACTAAGAAGCAAATAACCGAAGAAAACATGAACGAGAATACAATCGAAAGTACAGAATCCCAACAAGGGTCGTTTAAAGAGGAACCTGTAATTGTAATAAAAGAGAAAGCCATTATAGAAGTGAGCCGCGATTCGATGGAGAAGTCTCAAGAAGAACAGACGGAAGACACTCTAGAAATTTATACAGACGATAAACCCAAACAAGAGGATGCCGAGGATTCTTCTAAAGATATAGTTGCAAGTTGTATTCTACAGGATATAGAAATTAAGGAAGAAGAAATGGACGACACAACCATTGTACAGAACCCCGCTGAATCAGCAAGTTTAGAAGAAGAAGCTAAAACTTGCAGAGAAAAATGTATGGATTCGATTAAAACCGAAACGGATGTTTCCATCATTAAGAAAAGGGAAGCTGCACTCGAGGAAGTGAACAAGGTGGAAGAAGAGCCCAAGAGTCGGTTAGAAGGTAATCTCGCACCACAAGTAAAGAAAGATGAAATACAGCTGGAAaaggaggacgaagaggataaGAAAGATGTCGCCAACGAACAACACACGAGGAAAGAAACCGAATCTGTGATAAACGCCAGTGAGGATACCGTCGAATTGGACGAAGAAGAATCTTCCTTAAGCAAATTAAGTGGAGGTCGTGCTATGAAAACTTATTCGAAGAAACAAAACGCTTCGATCGATAGCGAGCCCGAGAACGAGGGCACTGGAGAAGGCGCAGATTACAGAGCATGGAAGAAGGCAGTTATGTTAGTTTACAATCGTCTTGCTACGCATAAATATGCATCCGTATTCTTGAGGCCTATTACGGAAGATCAGGCACCTGGATATCACTCTGTCATCTTTAGACCCATGGATTTGTTGACTATCAAAAAGAATATCGACAATGGCACTATCAGATCCACGATGCACTTTCAACGTGACGTTATGCTAATGTTTCAAAATGCCATCATGTACAACAAGCACgatacatttatttataaaatggcAGTTTCGATGCAGGAGGAGTGTCTACAACATATGCAG ATATTAGTGCAGGTGACTGGTGAGGGAACACTTGGAAGAGAAACAAGAACTGCCGCGAGTAGCAGCCACAGGGAGACCAGTGACGGTGGCGTAAAGAGGAAACGAAGTCACATTACACCGAGCCCTCATGATACTGATGGCCCGCGTTCGAGGAAAcgtagaaaatcggaaaatgatTAG
- the Brd8 gene encoding bromodomain containing 8 isoform X3 gives MASVQDRLSLKRSYDNWSTREQLCLASSVLKSGDQNWMSVSKTMKAFVEKENPRPPDWFSQKSCAIQYAHLLENADTPKRKKRESGETTGESIVGRLTRERIAELGQILAQQRDEYRRLKAEMNIVMAGSVTEAKLREMWMTIEQELDGDRELEQKSKTHTAWLVKRQQKQELNSLPQGVSNINQRKPTEIIMETLEAAEAMDEDEKKNRGGRSPLLTSLLKSPSPTQIQASTTTVQASSPTITSLLGSSPKVPNSQLTQNVSSQLHRIVDPAISNTPPSVEPRPSVGAPTLSMLLEMPANTQRGPLPNLQAATTIVSQQNLPTATHTTHQPQPVQPVTIQNDTPASTQSLLLCAASIPVNKSMVQIIDNIDDVIRKDIMSDVMDKDEINEIIGDLEEIIKEEITGSPPALDTAATAINALTLPHIHQVPMVTERPEPRDVDEVASLSNSPESEMAIEEIDSSTSNIAEIIGTVAIEPQEPKIIVAEIPESITNMSEEVKSEESTCDDRVLLYDQLVPQLDARNGENGKDAPLEQKPVVDEFDTMDSSLKAKVEGSDSKMPTKPLVYDDDDEDDDEDDDDNDKDGGAGGDEDNNDEDDDDDNDDDDDDDDVDDDEDGGGGSGVGIGGGGGGDDDDNDNDNDDDDDDHDDDDEDDNNHHRDCGRDRDRDRDHDCDPTEEMGEEGEGGEEEEEEDVEEQHEADGAEEEEIEAIVPEAKDDSPSNQSQQECLVQLENKDNQVLDQLEMHLAKITGEQQHLPMAEVVSVSFKVTDTNLPSTEDTEKSQDISLILEDDESMHSLDTKKQITEENMNENTIESTESQQGSFKEEPVIVIKEKAIIEVSRDSMEKSQEEQTEDTLEIYTDDKPKQEDAEDSSKDIVASCILQDIEIKEEEMDDTTIVQNPAESASLEEEAKTCREKCMDSIKTETDVSIIKKREAALEEVNKVEEEPKSRLEGNLAPQVKKDEIQLEKEDEEDKKDVANEQHTRKETESVINASEDTVELDEEESSLSKLSGGRAMKTYSKKQNASIDSEPENEGTGEGADYRAWKKAVMLVYNRLATHKYASVFLRPITEDQAPGYHSVIFRPMDLLTIKKNIDNGTIRSTMHFQRDVMLMFQNAIMYNKHDTFIYKMAVSMQEECLQHMQILVQVTGEGTLGRETRTAASSSHRETSDGGVKRKRSHITPSPHDTDGPRSRKRRKSEND, from the exons ATGGCATCGGTACAAGACA GATTATCGTTGAAACGATCCTACGATAATTGGAGTACGCGCGAACAACTATGCTTGGCGTCCAGCGTCTTGAAGTCGGGTGATCAAAATTGGATGAGCGTATCTAAAACTATGAAAGCATTTGTCGAGAAAGAAAATCCAAGACCACCCGATTGGTTCTCTCAAAAGTCTTGTGCCATTCAGTATGCACATTTATTAGAGAATGCTGACACcccgaaaagaaagaaaagagagagCGGAGAAACCACAGGTGAATCCATAGTTGGAAGACTAACTCGAGAAAGAATAGCCGAATTGGGACAAATTCTGGCCCAGCAGAGGGATGAGTATCGTCGACTCAAAGCTGAAATGAATATAGTAATGGCTGGATCGGTCACGGAGGCCAAGTTGAGAGAGATGTGGATGACGATTGAACAGGAGCTGGATGGGGATCGGGAGCTGGAACAAAAATCTAAAACGCATACAGCGTGGCTAGTGAAACGTCAACAGAAACAAGAATTAAATTCTCTACCACAAGGGGTATCTAATATAAATCAACGCAAACCTACAGAGATTATAATGGAAACTCTGGAAGCGGCAGAGGCGATGGATGAAGATGAAAAGAAGAATAGAGGTGGAAGATCGCCTTTATTAACAAGTCTACTAAAGTCGCCAAGTCCGACGCAAATCCAAGCATCGACTACTACGGTACAAGCGAGCTCTCCTACAATTACGAGTTTACTTGGTTCTAGTCCTAAAGTGCCAAACTCTCAGTTGACGCAAAATGTATCATCTCAATTGCATCGAATAGTTGATCCCGCGATTTCCAATACACCACCGTCGGTGGAGCCAAGACCATCGGTCGGTGCGCCAACTCTATCCATGTTATTAGAAATGCCCGCTAACACGCAAAGAGGCCCCCTACCAAATTTACAAGCAGCTACGACCATTGTATCTCAACAAAATCTGCCGACCGCTACTCATACTACTCATCAGCCACAACCCGTTCAACCAGTAACAATTCAGAACGATACACCTGCGTCTACCCAATCACTTCTGCTCTGTGCAGCAAGTATTCCAGTAAATAAAAGTATGGTGCAAATAATCGATAATATAGATGATGTAATACGTAAAGATATAATGTCAGACGTGATGGACAAAGATGAAATTAACGAGATTATTGGGGATTTAGAAGAAATAATAAAGGAAGAGATAACTGGGAGTCCACCGGCTTTAGACACGGCTGCCACAGCGATCAACGCTCTTACTCTACCTCACATTCATCAAGTACCAATGGTCACAGAACGACCAGAGCCTAGGGATGTAGACGAAGTTGCATCACTCTCTAATTCACCGGAAAGCGAAATGGCTATTGAAGAAATTGACTCCAGCACGTCGAATATCGCTGAAATTATAGGAACAGTTGCAATCGAGCCACAGGAGCCAAAAATTATTGTCGCTGAAATACCCGAAAGTATAACAAATATGTCTGAAGAAGTCAAGTCTGAAGAGAGCACGTGCGACGATAGGGTACTGTTGTACGATCAACTCGTTCCTCAATTAGACGCTCGAAATGGGGAGAATGGTAAAGATGCGCCACTAGAACAGAAACCAGTTGTCGACGAATTCGATACCATGGACTCTAGTTTGAAGGCAAAAGTCGAAGGAAGCGATTCAAAAATGCCAACAAAACCACTTGTGTATGATgatgacgatgaggacgacgacgaggacgacgacgacaacgacaaaGACGGCGGTGCCGGTGGCGACGAAGACAACAACGATgaagacgacgatgacgacaacgacgacgatgacgatgacgatgacgtcgacgacgatgaggacggtGGTGGCGGCAGCGGTGTCGGcatcggcggcggcggcggtggcgatgatgatgataatgataatgataatgatgacgacgacgacgaccacgacgatgatgatgaagaCGACAACAATCACCATCGTGATTGTGGTCGTGATCGTGATCGGGATCGTGATCATGATTGTGATC CGACTGAGGAAATGGGcgaagaaggagagggaggagaagaagaagaagaagaggacgtGGAGGAACAACACGAAGCGGAcggagcagaagaagaagaaatagaagCGATTGTACCAGAGGCCAAGGACGACTCTCCAAGTAATCAATCGCAACAAGAATGTTTGGTGCAATTAGAAAATAAAGACAATCAGGTACTGGATCAATTGGAAATGCACCTTGCTAAAATTACGGGTGAACAGCAACATTTGCCTATGGCAGAAGTGGTTAGCGTTTCTTTTAAAGTGACCGATACCAATCTTCCTAGCACAGAGGACACTGAAAAGTCACAGGATATTAGTTTAATCTTGGAGGACGATGAAAGTATGCATAGTTTGGATACTAAGAAGCAAATAACCGAAGAAAACATGAACGAGAATACAATCGAAAGTACAGAATCCCAACAAGGGTCGTTTAAAGAGGAACCTGTAATTGTAATAAAAGAGAAAGCCATTATAGAAGTGAGCCGCGATTCGATGGAGAAGTCTCAAGAAGAACAGACGGAAGACACTCTAGAAATTTATACAGACGATAAACCCAAACAAGAGGATGCCGAGGATTCTTCTAAAGATATAGTTGCAAGTTGTATTCTACAGGATATAGAAATTAAGGAAGAAGAAATGGACGACACAACCATTGTACAGAACCCCGCTGAATCAGCAAGTTTAGAAGAAGAAGCTAAAACTTGCAGAGAAAAATGTATGGATTCGATTAAAACCGAAACGGATGTTTCCATCATTAAGAAAAGGGAAGCTGCACTCGAGGAAGTGAACAAGGTGGAAGAAGAGCCCAAGAGTCGGTTAGAAGGTAATCTCGCACCACAAGTAAAGAAAGATGAAATACAGCTGGAAaaggaggacgaagaggataaGAAAGATGTCGCCAACGAACAACACACGAGGAAAGAAACCGAATCTGTGATAAACGCCAGTGAGGATACCGTCGAATTGGACGAAGAAGAATCTTCCTTAAGCAAATTAAGTGGAGGTCGTGCTATGAAAACTTATTCGAAGAAACAAAACGCTTCGATCGATAGCGAGCCCGAGAACGAGGGCACTGGAGAAGGCGCAGATTACAGAGCATGGAAGAAGGCAGTTATGTTAGTTTACAATCGTCTTGCTACGCATAAATATGCATCCGTATTCTTGAGGCCTATTACGGAAGATCAGGCACCTGGATATCACTCTGTCATCTTTAGACCCATGGATTTGTTGACTATCAAAAAGAATATCGACAATGGCACTATCAGATCCACGATGCACTTTCAACGTGACGTTATGCTAATGTTTCAAAATGCCATCATGTACAACAAGCACgatacatttatttataaaatggcAGTTTCGATGCAGGAGGAGTGTCTACAACATATGCAG ATATTAGTGCAGGTGACTGGTGAGGGAACACTTGGAAGAGAAACAAGAACTGCCGCGAGTAGCAGCCACAGGGAGACCAGTGACGGTGGCGTAAAGAGGAAACGAAGTCACATTACACCGAGCCCTCATGATACTGATGGCCCGCGTTCGAGGAAAcgtagaaaatcggaaaatgatTAG
- the Brd8 gene encoding bromodomain containing 8 isoform X1, whose amino-acid sequence MASVQDRLSLKRSYDNWSTREQLCLASSVLKSGDQNWMSVSKTMKAFVEKENPRPPDWFSQKSCAIQYAHLLENADTPKRKKRESGETTGESIVGRLTRERIAELGQILAQQRDEYRRLKAEMNIVMAGSVTEAKLREMWMTIEQELDGDRELEQKSKTHTAWLVKRQQKQELNSLPQGVSNINQRKPTEIIMETLEAAEAMDEDEKKNRGGRSPLLTSLLKSPSPTQIQASTTTVQASSPTITSLLGSSPKVPNSQLTQNVSSQLHRIVDPAISNTPPSVEPRPSVGAPTLSMLLEMPANTQRGPLPNLQAATTIVSQQNLPTATHTTHQPQPVQPVTIQNDTPASTQSLLLCAASIPVNKSMVQIIDNIDDVIRKDIMSDVMDKDEINEIIGDLEEIIKEEITGSPPALDTAATAINALTLPHIHQVPMVTERPEPRDVDEVASLSNSPESEMAIEEIDSSTSNIAEIIGTVAIEPQEPKIIVAEIPESITNMSEEVKSEESTCDDRVLLYDQLVPQLDARNGENGKDAPLEQKPVVDEFDTMDSSLKAKVEGSDSKMPTKPLVYDDDDEDDDEDDDDNDKDGGAGGDEDNNDEDDDDDNDDDDDDDDVDDDEDGGGGSGVGIGGGGGGDDDDNDNDNDDDDDDHDDDDEDDNNHHRDCGRDRDRDRDHDCDRDRDHDHDHDHVATEEMGEEGEGGEEEEEEDVEEQHEADGAEEEEIEAIVPEAKDDSPSNQSQQECLVQLENKDNQVLDQLEMHLAKITGEQQHLPMAEVVSVSFKVTDTNLPSTEDTEKSQDISLILEDDESMHSLDTKKQITEENMNENTIESTESQQGSFKEEPVIVIKEKAIIEVSRDSMEKSQEEQTEDTLEIYTDDKPKQEDAEDSSKDIVASCILQDIEIKEEEMDDTTIVQNPAESASLEEEAKTCREKCMDSIKTETDVSIIKKREAALEEVNKVEEEPKSRLEGNLAPQVKKDEIQLEKEDEEDKKDVANEQHTRKETESVINASEDTVELDEEESSLSKLSGGRAMKTYSKKQNASIDSEPENEGTGEGADYRAWKKAVMLVYNRLATHKYASVFLRPITEDQAPGYHSVIFRPMDLLTIKKNIDNGTIRSTMHFQRDVMLMFQNAIMYNKHDTFIYKMAVSMQEECLQHMQILVQVTGEGTLGRETRTAASSSHRETSDGGVKRKRSHITPSPHDTDGPRSRKRRKSEND is encoded by the exons ATGGCATCGGTACAAGACA GATTATCGTTGAAACGATCCTACGATAATTGGAGTACGCGCGAACAACTATGCTTGGCGTCCAGCGTCTTGAAGTCGGGTGATCAAAATTGGATGAGCGTATCTAAAACTATGAAAGCATTTGTCGAGAAAGAAAATCCAAGACCACCCGATTGGTTCTCTCAAAAGTCTTGTGCCATTCAGTATGCACATTTATTAGAGAATGCTGACACcccgaaaagaaagaaaagagagagCGGAGAAACCACAGGTGAATCCATAGTTGGAAGACTAACTCGAGAAAGAATAGCCGAATTGGGACAAATTCTGGCCCAGCAGAGGGATGAGTATCGTCGACTCAAAGCTGAAATGAATATAGTAATGGCTGGATCGGTCACGGAGGCCAAGTTGAGAGAGATGTGGATGACGATTGAACAGGAGCTGGATGGGGATCGGGAGCTGGAACAAAAATCTAAAACGCATACAGCGTGGCTAGTGAAACGTCAACAGAAACAAGAATTAAATTCTCTACCACAAGGGGTATCTAATATAAATCAACGCAAACCTACAGAGATTATAATGGAAACTCTGGAAGCGGCAGAGGCGATGGATGAAGATGAAAAGAAGAATAGAGGTGGAAGATCGCCTTTATTAACAAGTCTACTAAAGTCGCCAAGTCCGACGCAAATCCAAGCATCGACTACTACGGTACAAGCGAGCTCTCCTACAATTACGAGTTTACTTGGTTCTAGTCCTAAAGTGCCAAACTCTCAGTTGACGCAAAATGTATCATCTCAATTGCATCGAATAGTTGATCCCGCGATTTCCAATACACCACCGTCGGTGGAGCCAAGACCATCGGTCGGTGCGCCAACTCTATCCATGTTATTAGAAATGCCCGCTAACACGCAAAGAGGCCCCCTACCAAATTTACAAGCAGCTACGACCATTGTATCTCAACAAAATCTGCCGACCGCTACTCATACTACTCATCAGCCACAACCCGTTCAACCAGTAACAATTCAGAACGATACACCTGCGTCTACCCAATCACTTCTGCTCTGTGCAGCAAGTATTCCAGTAAATAAAAGTATGGTGCAAATAATCGATAATATAGATGATGTAATACGTAAAGATATAATGTCAGACGTGATGGACAAAGATGAAATTAACGAGATTATTGGGGATTTAGAAGAAATAATAAAGGAAGAGATAACTGGGAGTCCACCGGCTTTAGACACGGCTGCCACAGCGATCAACGCTCTTACTCTACCTCACATTCATCAAGTACCAATGGTCACAGAACGACCAGAGCCTAGGGATGTAGACGAAGTTGCATCACTCTCTAATTCACCGGAAAGCGAAATGGCTATTGAAGAAATTGACTCCAGCACGTCGAATATCGCTGAAATTATAGGAACAGTTGCAATCGAGCCACAGGAGCCAAAAATTATTGTCGCTGAAATACCCGAAAGTATAACAAATATGTCTGAAGAAGTCAAGTCTGAAGAGAGCACGTGCGACGATAGGGTACTGTTGTACGATCAACTCGTTCCTCAATTAGACGCTCGAAATGGGGAGAATGGTAAAGATGCGCCACTAGAACAGAAACCAGTTGTCGACGAATTCGATACCATGGACTCTAGTTTGAAGGCAAAAGTCGAAGGAAGCGATTCAAAAATGCCAACAAAACCACTTGTGTATGATgatgacgatgaggacgacgacgaggacgacgacgacaacgacaaaGACGGCGGTGCCGGTGGCGACGAAGACAACAACGATgaagacgacgatgacgacaacgacgacgatgacgatgacgatgacgtcgacgacgatgaggacggtGGTGGCGGCAGCGGTGTCGGcatcggcggcggcggcggtggcgatgatgatgataatgataatgataatgatgacgacgacgacgaccacgacgatgatgatgaagaCGACAACAATCACCATCGTGATTGTGGTCGTGATCGTGATCGGGATCGTGATCATGATTGTGATCGTGATCGTGATCATGATCATGATCATGATCATGTAGCGACTGAGGAAATGGGcgaagaaggagagggaggagaagaagaagaagaagaggacgtGGAGGAACAACACGAAGCGGAcggagcagaagaagaagaaatagaagCGATTGTACCAGAGGCCAAGGACGACTCTCCAAGTAATCAATCGCAACAAGAATGTTTGGTGCAATTAGAAAATAAAGACAATCAGGTACTGGATCAATTGGAAATGCACCTTGCTAAAATTACGGGTGAACAGCAACATTTGCCTATGGCAGAAGTGGTTAGCGTTTCTTTTAAAGTGACCGATACCAATCTTCCTAGCACAGAGGACACTGAAAAGTCACAGGATATTAGTTTAATCTTGGAGGACGATGAAAGTATGCATAGTTTGGATACTAAGAAGCAAATAACCGAAGAAAACATGAACGAGAATACAATCGAAAGTACAGAATCCCAACAAGGGTCGTTTAAAGAGGAACCTGTAATTGTAATAAAAGAGAAAGCCATTATAGAAGTGAGCCGCGATTCGATGGAGAAGTCTCAAGAAGAACAGACGGAAGACACTCTAGAAATTTATACAGACGATAAACCCAAACAAGAGGATGCCGAGGATTCTTCTAAAGATATAGTTGCAAGTTGTATTCTACAGGATATAGAAATTAAGGAAGAAGAAATGGACGACACAACCATTGTACAGAACCCCGCTGAATCAGCAAGTTTAGAAGAAGAAGCTAAAACTTGCAGAGAAAAATGTATGGATTCGATTAAAACCGAAACGGATGTTTCCATCATTAAGAAAAGGGAAGCTGCACTCGAGGAAGTGAACAAGGTGGAAGAAGAGCCCAAGAGTCGGTTAGAAGGTAATCTCGCACCACAAGTAAAGAAAGATGAAATACAGCTGGAAaaggaggacgaagaggataaGAAAGATGTCGCCAACGAACAACACACGAGGAAAGAAACCGAATCTGTGATAAACGCCAGTGAGGATACCGTCGAATTGGACGAAGAAGAATCTTCCTTAAGCAAATTAAGTGGAGGTCGTGCTATGAAAACTTATTCGAAGAAACAAAACGCTTCGATCGATAGCGAGCCCGAGAACGAGGGCACTGGAGAAGGCGCAGATTACAGAGCATGGAAGAAGGCAGTTATGTTAGTTTACAATCGTCTTGCTACGCATAAATATGCATCCGTATTCTTGAGGCCTATTACGGAAGATCAGGCACCTGGATATCACTCTGTCATCTTTAGACCCATGGATTTGTTGACTATCAAAAAGAATATCGACAATGGCACTATCAGATCCACGATGCACTTTCAACGTGACGTTATGCTAATGTTTCAAAATGCCATCATGTACAACAAGCACgatacatttatttataaaatggcAGTTTCGATGCAGGAGGAGTGTCTACAACATATGCAG ATATTAGTGCAGGTGACTGGTGAGGGAACACTTGGAAGAGAAACAAGAACTGCCGCGAGTAGCAGCCACAGGGAGACCAGTGACGGTGGCGTAAAGAGGAAACGAAGTCACATTACACCGAGCCCTCATGATACTGATGGCCCGCGTTCGAGGAAAcgtagaaaatcggaaaatgatTAG